From one Peptoniphilaceae bacterium AMB_02 genomic stretch:
- a CDS encoding heavy metal translocating P-type ATPase, producing MEYTLEHMAKGRVRIRMKSSALSFDQADCIEYYLKRLPFVTSVKTYLRTGGVAITYLGNINSLLKKLDDFSYENVTVPERFGKHSSRKLNEEYKEKLIKTITLRYFMKSVMPQVFGFAYIAIRSLKFIYTGLKSLAKGKVDVSVLDATAIGTSFLLGDFKTAGSIMFLLTIGEILEEWTHKKSVTDLANTMALNTGKVWIKTNGESSLIDSSLIEVEDNVVVNMGNMIPFDGLVVEGDAMVNMVSLTGESTPVHKKVDSYVYAGTVVVEEGEITICVKELSGTTRYDRIVKMIEDSENLKSKVENKAEDLANRLVPYTFIGTGLVWLLTRNISKTLTVLLVDFSCALKLAIPISVLSAIREGRQLDINIKGGKYLEAMAEADTIVFDKTGTLAEATPSVVDIVNFGPGDVNEKFRIAACLEEHFPHSVARAVVNEAKARGLEHEEMHSDVEYIVAHGIVSYVDGLKVMVGSEHFIFQDEGCHVREEYLEVYENLPKEYSHLFYAVEDKLEAVLLIEDPLRKSAAKVVSGLKELGIKKTVMMTGDNDRVASSIAEKVGIDKYYAQVLPDQKAHYVEEVRNNGNTVAMLGDGINDAPALSAADVGIAMDQGAELAREISDVMMMKDDLNLLVTFRKLSMESMKRIDSNYKWIVGINAALILLGVGGFMMPTTSALIHNASTIALSLNNMKNVLKA from the coding sequence ATGGAATATACTCTAGAACATATGGCTAAGGGTAGGGTAAGAATTCGTATGAAATCCAGTGCTCTAAGCTTTGATCAAGCTGATTGTATTGAGTACTACCTCAAGAGATTGCCATTTGTAACATCGGTCAAAACCTACCTAAGAACAGGTGGGGTGGCGATAACATATTTGGGAAACATAAATTCACTACTTAAAAAACTGGATGATTTTAGTTATGAGAATGTCACTGTTCCTGAGAGGTTTGGAAAGCATTCTTCAAGAAAATTAAATGAAGAATACAAAGAAAAACTGATTAAGACGATAACCTTAAGGTATTTTATGAAATCTGTTATGCCTCAGGTATTTGGATTTGCATATATAGCCATAAGGTCTTTAAAGTTTATTTATACAGGTCTTAAGTCGCTCGCAAAAGGGAAAGTCGATGTATCAGTGCTCGATGCTACAGCGATTGGAACTTCGTTCTTGCTTGGAGATTTTAAAACTGCCGGCTCAATAATGTTTCTTTTGACTATTGGGGAAATACTTGAAGAATGGACTCATAAGAAGTCAGTTACAGACCTGGCAAATACCATGGCACTAAATACCGGCAAGGTCTGGATTAAGACGAATGGAGAGAGCTCACTTATTGATTCATCACTTATAGAAGTTGAAGACAATGTGGTCGTTAACATGGGAAATATGATACCTTTTGATGGACTGGTCGTAGAGGGTGATGCCATGGTAAACATGGTTTCACTTACGGGAGAGTCAACGCCGGTTCATAAGAAGGTGGATTCCTATGTATATGCCGGAACGGTGGTTGTTGAAGAGGGTGAAATCACCATTTGCGTTAAAGAGTTGTCCGGAACAACACGTTATGACAGGATTGTCAAAATGATTGAAGATTCCGAGAACTTAAAATCAAAAGTTGAAAATAAGGCAGAGGATTTGGCAAATAGACTTGTACCATACACTTTTATTGGAACCGGTTTGGTATGGCTTCTCACTAGAAATATCTCTAAGACCTTGACTGTGCTTTTGGTAGACTTTTCTTGTGCATTAAAACTCGCAATACCAATCAGCGTTCTATCGGCTATAAGAGAAGGTAGACAGCTGGATATCAATATCAAGGGTGGAAAATATCTCGAAGCCATGGCTGAAGCTGATACAATAGTATTTGACAAGACGGGCACGCTCGCTGAAGCAACACCTTCAGTTGTAGATATCGTAAACTTTGGTCCAGGTGATGTAAACGAAAAGTTCAGGATTGCTGCATGTTTGGAGGAACATTTCCCTCATTCCGTTGCAAGAGCTGTTGTAAACGAAGCAAAAGCAAGAGGTTTGGAACACGAGGAGATGCACTCCGATGTAGAGTATATAGTAGCTCATGGCATAGTGTCTTATGTGGATGGACTTAAAGTAATGGTAGGAAGTGAACACTTTATATTCCAGGACGAAGGATGTCATGTAAGGGAAGAATATCTAGAAGTTTATGAAAATCTTCCAAAAGAATACTCGCACCTTTTCTATGCAGTTGAGGATAAACTAGAGGCAGTCTTGCTTATAGAAGATCCTTTACGAAAGTCGGCAGCAAAAGTCGTAAGCGGATTAAAAGAACTTGGAATCAAGAAGACTGTTATGATGACCGGAGATAATGACAGAGTAGCCAGTTCGATTGCTGAAAAGGTGGGAATCGACAAATACTATGCACAGGTACTGCCCGATCAGAAAGCTCATTATGTAGAAGAAGTTAGAAATAATGGCAATACAGTTGCGATGCTTGGAGACGGTATAAATGATGCACCGGCTCTATCGGCAGCTGATGTCGGTATTGCAATGGACCAAGGTGCGGAACTCGCCAGAGAGATATCCGATGTAATGATGATGAAGGATGACTTAAATCTATTAGTCACATTTAGAAAATTAAGTATGGAATCTATGAAAAGAATAGACTCCAACTATAAGTGGATAGTAGGGATAAATGCAGCTCTTATACTGCTCGGCGTAGGCGGATTTATGATGCCGACAACATCAGCTCTCATTCACAATGCATCGACCATCGCCCTGTCTTTAAATAATATGAAAAATGTACTGAAAGCCTAG
- a CDS encoding DUF6110 family protein, whose product MLDHLKLKRVGIFLGGVLFGTAGIKVLSGKRAKKVYTKGMAAALRAKDEVVKTATTVQEHTEDIIYEAKLINEERARREAAKAAAEASYAQGNSETDKNTEQAAYAEEMNKTEEPNE is encoded by the coding sequence ATGTTAGACCATTTAAAACTAAAAAGAGTTGGAATATTTTTAGGAGGTGTACTTTTCGGTACTGCAGGGATTAAGGTACTATCCGGAAAACGTGCTAAAAAAGTCTATACTAAGGGTATGGCAGCAGCTCTTCGTGCAAAGGACGAGGTAGTGAAAACAGCAACCACTGTTCAAGAGCATACTGAGGATATTATTTATGAAGCAAAACTTATAAATGAAGAAAGAGCTAGAAGAGAAGCGGCTAAAGCTGCTGCAGAGGCTTCTTATGCTCAAGGCAACAGCGAAACTGATAAAAATACAGAACAAGCTGCATATGCTGAGGAAATGAATAAAACTGAAGAGCCAAACGAATAA
- a CDS encoding M13 family metallopeptidase: protein MQLKIAYPDKYKTWVNEGVIKTSGKGSSFIDKIVAINKWSAKLETEKVNTPVDRSAWGISPQTINGYYDHLTNDIVIPAAMLQAPFYDENQSYAKNLGGIGAVIGHEITHAFDDNGSKYDEKGNLRQWWSDSDHNEFNKLSNKFIEYYGNFEAIPGHKVDGELTLGENIADLGGISVVSSILSDDVNALKEMYTNYAYSFASIVSDDEIKDQIQHDEHSPNNVRINAALSSSEGFYKAFDVKEGDKMYVVPEKRIALY, encoded by the coding sequence ATGCAGTTAAAGATTGCATATCCAGATAAATACAAGACCTGGGTTAATGAAGGTGTAATAAAAACAAGTGGCAAGGGAAGTAGTTTTATAGACAAAATTGTAGCTATAAATAAATGGAGTGCAAAATTAGAAACTGAGAAAGTAAATACTCCTGTGGATCGTAGTGCATGGGGTATTTCACCACAGACTATAAATGGATATTATGATCATCTTACAAATGATATCGTGATTCCGGCAGCAATGCTTCAAGCACCATTCTATGATGAAAATCAAAGTTATGCTAAAAACCTCGGTGGCATAGGTGCTGTAATCGGTCATGAGATTACGCATGCTTTTGATGACAATGGTTCAAAATACGATGAAAAAGGTAATCTTAGACAGTGGTGGTCGGATAGTGACCATAATGAATTCAATAAACTCTCTAATAAGTTCATCGAATATTACGGGAATTTTGAAGCTATACCAGGTCACAAGGTAGATGGCGAGCTCACTCTTGGAGAAAATATAGCAGATCTTGGTGGAATTTCCGTAGTTTCGTCGATACTGTCAGATGATGTAAATGCATTGAAGGAGATGTATACCAATTATGCGTATTCATTTGCAAGTATAGTAAGTGATGATGAGATTAAAGATCAGATTCAGCATGATGAACATTCTCCAAACAATGTAAGAATAAATGCAGCCCTTAGTTCATCTGAGGGTTTTTATAAGGCATTTGACGTTAAAGAAGGAGATAAAATGTATGTAGTTCCTGAAAAGAGAATCGCATTATATTAA
- a CDS encoding macro domain-containing protein, whose translation MPLLIVHDDITKLEVDAIVNAANRELSMGGGVCGAIFRAAGPSQMQAACDALSPIKTGEAVRTPGFNLPAKNVIHTAGPIYDEYQRSESKKHLSDAYLNSLEIAKVEGYESIAFPLISSGIYGYPKAEALEVATDSIKSFLDEYDLDVYLVIHDRDTFEISKSLEEEVSEYIDNRLNIMPVSEEITRFEYEKYLESYTVQSIETDTEPTRKSESKDLDEVLSQLDDSFSTTLLKLIDSKSMTDVEVYKRANIDRRLFSKIRSDENYSPSKRTAIALSIALKLNLKETNKLLELAGFALSPSCIFDVIIEYFIINEKYDIFDINEVLFKYEQPLLGS comes from the coding sequence ATGCCATTATTAATAGTACATGACGACATTACAAAACTTGAAGTCGATGCCATTGTGAATGCTGCGAATAGAGAACTTAGCATGGGCGGAGGTGTTTGCGGTGCTATTTTCAGAGCTGCAGGACCCAGTCAAATGCAAGCTGCTTGCGATGCACTATCCCCTATAAAGACTGGCGAAGCAGTTCGTACTCCGGGTTTTAATCTGCCTGCAAAAAACGTAATTCATACTGCCGGACCTATATATGATGAATATCAAAGAAGTGAGTCTAAAAAACACCTGAGTGATGCATATCTGAATTCATTAGAAATCGCAAAAGTTGAAGGTTATGAAAGTATTGCCTTTCCTCTGATTTCAAGTGGAATTTATGGATACCCTAAGGCTGAGGCTTTAGAAGTTGCCACTGATTCGATTAAGAGTTTTCTGGATGAATACGACTTGGATGTCTACCTAGTAATTCACGATAGAGATACATTTGAAATAAGTAAAAGTCTTGAGGAAGAAGTATCGGAGTATATCGATAATAGGCTAAATATAATGCCGGTATCTGAAGAAATTACGAGATTTGAATATGAAAAATACCTTGAATCATATACTGTTCAAAGCATTGAAACGGATACAGAACCCACAAGAAAATCAGAGTCTAAAGACTTAGATGAAGTGCTATCTCAGTTGGATGATAGTTTTTCCACAACATTATTAAAATTAATTGACTCAAAATCCATGACAGATGTTGAGGTCTATAAAAGAGCTAATATTGATAGAAGACTGTTTTCCAAAATAAGATCTGATGAAAACTACTCTCCAAGTAAACGTACTGCCATAGCATTATCCATCGCTCTTAAACTAAATCTCAAAGAGACTAACAAACTGCTTGAACTTGCAGGATTTGCACTTTCTCCGAGCTGTATTTTCGATGTTATAATCGAATACTTCATTATAAACGAAAAATACGATATCTTCGATATCAACGAGGTACTCTTTAAATACGAGCAACCGCTACTAGGTAGTTAA
- a CDS encoding vWA domain-containing protein yields MKANKKTITELVFILDNSGSMDGLERDTIGGFNSMLDKQKKLNDECYVTTILFNHEFEVLHEGIRIEDIPHITEREYYVGGMTALYDAVAMTIQRMPLYRDLPNKKKHNRKVLFVIITDGHENSSREYSQAAVKSLIEHRKSEFGWEFIFLGANIDAPSVAKDIGIDTERSANYIADSKGTELNFNILESMIYEYRKFDNISDNHLNKIRDDEKKRR; encoded by the coding sequence ATGAAAGCAAACAAAAAAACTATAACGGAATTAGTATTTATATTGGACAATAGCGGATCTATGGACGGACTGGAAAGAGATACAATTGGAGGCTTTAACTCCATGTTGGACAAACAGAAAAAGCTAAATGATGAATGTTATGTGACTACTATCCTTTTCAATCATGAGTTTGAAGTGCTTCATGAAGGTATCAGAATTGAAGATATCCCTCATATTACTGAGAGAGAATACTATGTAGGCGGCATGACAGCATTATACGACGCAGTCGCGATGACCATACAAAGAATGCCTCTTTACCGTGATTTGCCTAATAAAAAGAAACATAATCGCAAAGTACTTTTTGTCATAATCACTGATGGTCACGAAAACTCAAGTAGAGAGTACAGCCAGGCCGCTGTTAAATCCCTAATAGAGCATAGAAAATCTGAGTTTGGATGGGAATTCATCTTTCTTGGAGCAAATATCGATGCACCTAGCGTTGCAAAAGATATAGGAATTGATACAGAGCGTTCAGCTAATTACATTGCAGACAGTAAAGGAACGGAGCTTAACTTTAATATACTCGAGTCGATGATTTATGAATACAGAAAATTCGATAATATATCTGACAATCATTTGAATAAGATTAGAGATGATGAGAAAAAAAGAAGATAG
- a CDS encoding cyclase family protein — protein MRIIDLSRTIEEGMHVYPGDPEVKIEKVQTMSSHTWELSYIQMGSHTGTHVDAFSHMHIGMESIDEIPIERFMGKAQLVARKDDWEPGIGLLFQEMIGIEDLERILKSKPRFVGGDLDEELERELLKHGIITYTDLVNLDKIPKSKTFMFIGLPLKIKSGDGSPVRAIAIIEE, from the coding sequence ATGAGGATAATTGATTTAAGTCGTACAATAGAAGAAGGAATGCATGTTTACCCGGGAGATCCGGAAGTGAAAATAGAAAAAGTTCAAACTATGAGCTCTCATACTTGGGAGCTTAGCTATATTCAGATGGGCTCTCATACGGGAACTCATGTAGATGCCTTTTCGCATATGCATATTGGCATGGAGTCGATTGATGAAATACCCATAGAGAGATTTATGGGAAAAGCTCAGTTGGTAGCCAGAAAAGACGATTGGGAACCGGGAATCGGATTACTTTTTCAAGAAATGATTGGGATTGAAGACCTCGAGAGGATTCTTAAATCCAAGCCGAGATTTGTCGGCGGAGACTTAGACGAAGAACTGGAAAGGGAGTTATTGAAGCATGGAATAATAACTTATACAGATTTGGTGAACCTGGACAAAATTCCTAAATCAAAGACTTTTATGTTCATAGGTCTACCGTTAAAAATAAAGTCCGGCGACGGCTCTCCGGTAAGAGCCATTGCAATAATTGAGGAATAG
- a CDS encoding AraC family transcriptional regulator: MRLNHVSVFEHHRDSVEYPAVYNAIVMPLNKGCITMDGIEYPCDGNSFFNIKAGTKISFKCTEDGVFKHINLFYYSDVEVDSFRVILGGSKKLHEILFSIYEIQKTEYPDKIQIHLLFQDFFRTLFGKPERANEDLDILFNAIDFMNDNPNLKIDLSILAEHCKTCTNRISYIFYKYTKKRPIDYFIDIKMDIACVLLAEDRYKISEISLLLGYNDPYYFSRIFKKRIGLAPSQYRKYIRDKR; the protein is encoded by the coding sequence ATGAGATTAAATCATGTTTCGGTATTTGAGCATCATAGAGACAGTGTCGAATATCCTGCCGTGTACAATGCCATAGTAATGCCTTTGAATAAGGGATGTATTACTATGGACGGAATTGAGTATCCCTGTGATGGAAATAGTTTCTTTAATATAAAAGCCGGTACCAAGATATCTTTTAAGTGTACCGAGGATGGAGTATTTAAGCATATTAATCTTTTCTATTATTCGGATGTGGAAGTGGATTCGTTTAGGGTAATATTGGGAGGTTCCAAGAAACTCCACGAGATACTGTTTTCCATATATGAAATTCAGAAGACCGAATATCCGGATAAGATACAAATCCATCTTTTATTTCAAGACTTCTTCAGGACATTATTTGGAAAGCCTGAAAGAGCTAATGAAGACCTGGATATCTTGTTTAATGCTATTGATTTTATGAACGACAATCCAAATCTGAAAATAGACCTGAGTATATTGGCAGAGCATTGCAAGACATGTACAAATCGAATTTCCTATATATTTTATAAATACACGAAAAAAAGACCTATAGATTATTTTATTGATATTAAAATGGACATCGCATGTGTATTATTAGCCGAGGACAGGTATAAAATCTCGGAAATAAGTTTACTTTTAGGGTATAATGATCCTTACTACTTCAGTAGGATATTTAAAAAAAGAATAGGCTTAGCACCATCTCAGTACAGAAAGTACATTAGAGATAAAAGGTAA
- a CDS encoding ABC transporter permease → MERLKRRGITIIAVTFTLLLLAMIMMTGESITALKYLFIGPVSSIRSITEVLILTVPLMVAGLGFTMMLYSGKINLSGEGSFILGGLTASIIATQFIVSSALHPVLVITMAAVAGGIVSLICALVDEYLKTDIIIASLMINYIVFYFSNYYLTNHMRDPNAGMIVSKEIPKTAKLPFIFRNIDLGILVAIALAILIYFVLYKTKFGLKLKITGDNLKYAGNLGINAPLISIFSQFIGGSLSGMAGGLYLLSAFKRFNWLGMPGFGWDAVLIALMAKQNPIKVIFSSLLIAYIRTGMNIMSRQTGISPDLTMIIQGVLIIIILMPKVREVQSKATKTGA, encoded by the coding sequence GTGGAAAGGCTTAAAAGAAGAGGAATAACAATTATAGCAGTTACCTTTACTCTCCTACTATTAGCTATGATAATGATGACCGGGGAGTCTATTACAGCATTAAAATACTTATTTATAGGACCGGTGAGTAGTATCAGAAGTATTACAGAAGTACTCATTCTAACTGTACCACTGATGGTAGCAGGTCTTGGATTTACCATGATGCTCTATTCCGGAAAGATTAATCTGTCGGGTGAAGGTTCCTTTATATTGGGAGGATTAACTGCGTCCATAATAGCAACTCAGTTTATAGTGTCTTCTGCATTACATCCCGTTCTTGTAATTACAATGGCAGCAGTCGCCGGAGGAATTGTAAGTCTTATATGTGCGCTTGTTGATGAATACTTAAAAACCGATATTATCATAGCTTCTCTAATGATTAATTATATAGTATTTTATTTCTCCAACTATTACTTAACCAATCATATGAGGGATCCGAATGCCGGGATGATAGTCTCCAAAGAAATACCCAAAACAGCTAAATTGCCTTTTATATTTAGAAATATTGATTTGGGGATTTTAGTAGCAATAGCACTTGCAATCCTTATATACTTTGTACTATACAAAACAAAATTCGGTTTAAAGCTTAAAATTACGGGAGATAATCTAAAATACGCCGGGAATCTCGGCATAAATGCACCCTTAATCTCCATCTTCTCTCAATTTATTGGAGGTTCACTATCCGGTATGGCCGGAGGATTATACCTTCTCAGTGCATTTAAGAGGTTTAACTGGCTCGGAATGCCGGGTTTTGGTTGGGATGCAGTTCTCATTGCACTGATGGCAAAACAAAATCCCATAAAGGTTATCTTTTCATCACTTTTAATTGCCTATATTAGAACGGGCATGAATATTATGTCCAGACAAACAGGTATAAGTCCGGATTTAACGATGATAATACAGGGAGTTTTGATTATTATAATCCTAATGCCTAAAGTAAGAGAAGTACAGAGCAAGGCAACTAAGACCGGTGCATAA